From the genome of Hathewaya histolytica, one region includes:
- a CDS encoding J domain-containing protein, whose amino-acid sequence MRDPYEVLEVRKGSSKDEIKNAYKRLAKQYHPDQFDNNPLRDLAEERMREINEAYDYLMKNVGNNSYGSNDFNDYNRKESNSSYSNKSVYETVRMDINQGNYASAEQKLNSMAFKDAEWNYLMGTIYMKKGWYDSANNYITTAYNLNPANSEYRTAFNQMNNQAHNYRQTYYGKNSKDNDMCDLCVKLWCADTLCECMGGDLISCF is encoded by the coding sequence ATGAGGGATCCATATGAAGTTCTTGAAGTTAGAAAAGGTTCATCTAAAGATGAAATAAAGAATGCATATAAAAGACTTGCAAAACAATATCATCCAGATCAGTTTGACAATAATCCCCTTAGAGATCTTGCTGAAGAGAGAATGAGGGAAATCAATGAGGCTTATGACTATTTAATGAAAAATGTAGGAAATAACTCTTATGGTTCAAATGACTTTAATGATTATAACCGCAAAGAATCTAATTCTTCATATAGTAATAAAAGCGTCTATGAAACTGTAAGGATGGATATAAATCAAGGTAACTACGCATCTGCTGAACAAAAACTTAACTCCATGGCTTTTAAAGATGCTGAATGGAATTATTTAATGGGAACTATATATATGAAAAAAGGTTGGTATGATAGTGCTAATAATTATATTACAACAGCATATAACCTAAATCCTGCAAATTCTGAATATAGAACTGCCTTCAATCAAATGAATAATCAGGCTCATAATTACAGACAAACTTACTATGGAAAAAACTCAAAAGATAATGATATGTGTGATTTATGTGTAAAACTGTGGTGTGCTGATACCCTATGTGAATGCATGGGTGGAGACTTAATCTCTTGTTTCTAA
- the cax gene encoding calcium/proton exchanger gives MRKLNRIESIILIISMIFLFINTSNNIINMIIISSGIVPLSIIMGHCTDKISEVIGDKKGGFLIATLGNLPELSMGLWAIKYGMVTMAKGALMGCILSNMLLGIGIAIVAGGIKYKEQHFDKNLARTNFIMLFLSLSSMVVLAALNKSGSIQKEIMVSLSIKVSIVLIIIYVLGFIFSFYSNNQTVINKETKKVKNKEYMYSMIILVVSCGLIYLLSENLIGNVNEFIKVYNISEEFIGIILIPLLGNMGELVSAIICATNNKINLSLETVASSSIQMSLFVVPIMVIGSCIIGMQMDLVFSSFQIIMALVAVLMSYIVFQDGKTYWFEGAVLIAMYIMITLAYYHII, from the coding sequence ATGAGAAAACTTAATAGAATAGAATCAATAATTCTTATAATTTCAATGATATTTTTGTTTATAAACACAAGTAATAATATCATTAACATGATTATAATTTCCTCGGGAATAGTTCCTCTTTCAATAATTATGGGGCATTGCACAGATAAGATTTCTGAGGTTATAGGAGATAAAAAGGGTGGTTTTTTAATAGCCACATTAGGAAATTTACCGGAACTTTCTATGGGATTATGGGCTATAAAATATGGCATGGTTACTATGGCAAAAGGAGCTTTAATGGGGTGTATACTAAGTAATATGCTTTTAGGTATAGGAATTGCTATTGTGGCAGGTGGGATAAAATATAAAGAGCAACACTTTGACAAAAATTTAGCTAGAACAAACTTTATAATGCTCTTTCTTTCACTCTCATCTATGGTAGTACTTGCTGCTTTAAATAAAAGTGGAAGTATTCAAAAAGAGATTATGGTATCTCTTAGCATTAAAGTTTCCATAGTTCTAATAATTATTTACGTTTTAGGATTTATATTTTCTTTTTATAGCAATAATCAGACAGTTATAAATAAAGAAACTAAGAAAGTAAAGAATAAAGAGTACATGTATAGTATGATTATTTTAGTAGTTTCTTGCGGATTAATTTATTTATTAAGTGAAAATTTAATAGGGAATGTCAATGAATTTATTAAGGTTTATAATATATCAGAGGAGTTTATAGGAATAATATTAATCCCTCTGCTTGGTAATATGGGGGAATTGGTATCGGCTATAATATGTGCTACTAATAATAAAATAAATTTAAGTTTAGAAACTGTGGCTAGTTCTTCTATACAAATGTCTTTATTTGTAGTTCCTATTATGGTTATAGGTTCTTGCATAATAGGCATGCAGATGGATTTGGTATTTAGTAGCTTTCAAATTATAATGGCATTAGTGGCAGTTTTGATGTCTTATATAGTATTCCAAGATGGTAAAACTTATTGGTTTGAAGGTGCAGTTCTTATTGCCATGTATATTATGATAACTTTGGCATATTATCATATAATTTAA
- a CDS encoding DUF421 domain-containing protein — protein MFILIVRTILLYFVALIIMRLMGKRQIGELQPFEIVLTVMVSELASLPMQDNRIPLIHTIIPLVILLILQILTSILQLKSEKAREILSGKPSILIQHGTIDVDELKNQRININDLLEELRLKDIYNVEDVQYAILETSGQLSIIPKADNDIVTKKDLNIKAKQEEMPISLILDGNINDENLKLINKDRQWLINKLEASKIYSYEKIFHAYINTEGKFVYQLKKEGRRSK, from the coding sequence TTGTTTATATTAATTGTTAGAACTATACTACTATATTTTGTGGCTTTAATTATAATGAGACTTATGGGAAAAAGACAAATTGGGGAATTACAACCCTTTGAAATAGTTCTTACTGTAATGGTTTCAGAACTTGCAAGTCTTCCAATGCAAGACAATAGAATACCCTTAATACATACCATTATCCCTTTGGTAATACTTCTAATTTTACAGATTCTCACTTCAATATTGCAATTAAAAAGTGAAAAAGCAAGGGAAATCTTATCTGGTAAGCCAAGTATTCTTATACAACATGGTACTATTGATGTAGATGAACTAAAAAATCAAAGGATAAATATAAATGATTTATTAGAAGAGCTGCGTTTAAAAGATATTTATAATGTAGAAGATGTTCAATATGCTATTTTAGAGACCAGTGGTCAATTATCCATAATCCCTAAAGCCGATAATGATATCGTAACTAAAAAAGACTTGAATATTAAAGCTAAGCAAGAAGAAATGCCAATTTCATTGATATTAGATGGTAATATTAATGATGAAAACTTAAAACTAATAAATAAAGATAGACAATGGTTAATAAATAAGTTAGAAGCTTCAAAAATATATTCATATGAAAAAATATTTCATGCCTATATAAATACAGAAGGTAAGTTTGTATATCAACTAAAAAAAGAAGGGAGAAGAAGTAAGTAA
- a CDS encoding nucleoside kinase encodes MESLTIFLKDLNKSVSVKNEIELYSITKEFNIKKDSPIVLGRFNNDIYELSHIADIDGEFEAITTREDIGKRTYERSLQFVLIKAAYKIFEQCDVCIEHSLSGGLFCEIHKNTSLTEEEIKLLENEMRRIIEKDIRIVKVNLEREKAIEIFKGYGMGDKVEFLEGLSMDRVNLYKLEDRYDYFYGPMVYSTGVLKVFELKIYNGGLIIRFPNLKEPNSLTKYVEYKKLANIYKETNDWGNILKVPTLGALNKLIDKKGLHDMVLINEGLHEKKLAYIADSIKHKESVKLVLIAGPSSSGKTTFTKRLSIQLAVNGVVPIQISMDDFFVDRELTPKDENGQYDFESVHALDIKLFNSTLKKILDGEAAELPSFNFITGKREWKGHKVSLPKNGVILIEGIHALNEIMTSSIEKDEKFKVYINCFTQLNIDNHNRIPTTDVRMVRRIVRDSLIRGYSGEDTLKMWPSIKRGEKKNIFVYQEEADVLFNSNLVYELCMLKKYAIYELKKIKKDSPVYYEALRLISFLKFFRDGEIGMIPSNSILKEFVGGSCFYDY; translated from the coding sequence TTGGAAAGTTTGACTATATTTTTAAAAGATTTAAATAAATCAGTTTCTGTGAAAAATGAAATTGAGCTATACTCTATAACAAAGGAATTTAATATAAAGAAAGATTCTCCTATAGTACTTGGAAGATTTAATAATGATATTTATGAATTATCTCATATAGCAGATATAGATGGAGAATTTGAAGCTATAACTACAAGGGAAGATATAGGGAAGAGAACTTACGAGAGAAGTCTTCAATTTGTACTTATAAAAGCAGCTTATAAAATATTTGAACAGTGTGATGTATGTATAGAACATTCACTTAGTGGTGGATTATTTTGTGAAATTCATAAAAATACTAGTTTAACAGAAGAAGAAATAAAACTTTTAGAAAATGAAATGAGAAGAATAATAGAAAAAGATATACGTATTGTAAAGGTGAATTTAGAGAGAGAAAAAGCTATAGAGATTTTTAAAGGTTATGGTATGGGAGATAAGGTAGAGTTTTTAGAAGGACTTTCCATGGATAGAGTTAACTTATATAAATTAGAAGATAGGTATGATTATTTCTATGGTCCAATGGTCTATTCTACAGGAGTACTGAAGGTTTTTGAACTTAAAATTTATAATGGAGGATTAATTATAAGATTTCCTAACTTAAAGGAACCTAATTCTCTTACTAAATATGTGGAATATAAAAAGCTTGCTAATATATATAAGGAGACTAATGATTGGGGTAACATATTAAAGGTTCCAACCTTGGGTGCATTAAATAAATTAATAGATAAAAAAGGACTCCATGACATGGTTCTTATAAATGAAGGGTTGCATGAAAAAAAACTTGCATATATTGCAGACAGTATAAAACATAAGGAATCTGTAAAGCTGGTTTTAATTGCAGGGCCATCTTCTTCAGGTAAGACAACCTTTACTAAGAGGTTATCCATTCAACTTGCAGTTAATGGGGTAGTACCTATACAAATATCTATGGATGATTTTTTTGTGGACAGAGAGCTTACTCCAAAAGATGAGAATGGTCAGTATGACTTCGAATCTGTACATGCACTTGATATAAAATTATTTAATAGTACTTTAAAGAAGATTTTAGATGGGGAAGCAGCAGAATTACCAAGTTTTAATTTTATTACAGGAAAAAGAGAATGGAAGGGTCATAAAGTTTCCCTACCTAAAAATGGAGTAATATTGATTGAGGGTATTCATGCTTTGAATGAGATTATGACATCATCTATAGAAAAAGATGAAAAATTTAAGGTATACATTAATTGTTTTACTCAACTTAATATAGATAATCATAATAGAATACCAACTACAGATGTTAGAATGGTTAGAAGAATAGTAAGAGATAGTTTAATTAGGGGGTATAGTGGAGAAGATACACTAAAAATGTGGCCTTCTATAAAAAGAGGGGAAAAAAAGAATATATTTGTATATCAAGAAGAAGCAGATGTTCTTTTTAATTCTAATTTAGTATATGAACTTTGCATGCTTAAGAAATATGCTATTTATGAACTTAAAAAAATTAAGAAAGATTCACCTGTATATTATGAAGCATTAAGATTAATAAGTTTTTTAAAGTTTTTTAGAGATGGCGAAATTGGAATGATACCATCTAATTCAATTTTAAAAGAATTCGTAGGGGGAAGTTGTTTTTACGATTATTAA
- a CDS encoding DUF5685 family protein translates to MFGYVTPCKMELKIKDYEKFKAYYCGLCRTIKKDYGNLPRMVLNYDMTFLAILLDSLCEEPRKLEKIHCVVHPTEKKIIIVDNKALHYAAYCNIILVYYKLLDDVEDDKSVKASMLSKFLNMYIKNKESNIEMKDINNYIKESLHTLSAMEKDTEKDITIDKISHPFADLTGFLISNYIKDKDLRESLYFLGYNIGKWIYLIDAYDDLQKDMKDNKFNPINRILNIERLPYEDFSSNIESRMDFILTTSALNAFNILNKLPTKKNKELLHNILQLGLMEKMDKVFKRSEYNEGSI, encoded by the coding sequence ATGTTTGGATACGTTACTCCATGTAAAATGGAACTTAAAATAAAAGACTATGAAAAATTTAAAGCATATTATTGTGGCCTATGTAGAACCATAAAAAAGGATTATGGCAATCTTCCTCGAATGGTTTTAAACTATGACATGACATTCCTTGCTATATTACTAGATTCTCTTTGTGAAGAACCTAGAAAGCTTGAAAAAATTCATTGTGTTGTACACCCTACGGAAAAAAAGATTATTATAGTAGATAATAAAGCCCTACATTATGCTGCATATTGTAATATAATACTTGTATACTATAAATTACTGGATGACGTTGAAGATGATAAAAGTGTTAAAGCTTCCATGTTATCTAAATTTTTAAATATGTATATAAAAAATAAAGAATCTAATATAGAAATGAAAGATATAAATAATTATATAAAAGAAAGTTTACACACTCTAAGTGCTATGGAGAAGGATACAGAAAAAGACATTACCATAGATAAAATCTCTCATCCTTTTGCAGATTTAACAGGTTTTTTAATTAGTAATTACATTAAAGATAAAGATTTAAGAGAAAGTTTATACTTTTTAGGATATAATATAGGGAAATGGATTTATTTAATTGATGCCTATGATGATTTGCAAAAAGATATGAAAGATAATAAATTTAACCCTATAAATAGAATACTAAACATAGAAAGGTTACCCTATGAGGACTTTTCTAGTAATATAGAAAGCAGAATGGATTTTATTTTAACCACCTCTGCACTTAATGCATTTAATATATTAAACAAACTTCCTACAAAAAAGAATAAAGAATTATTGCACAATATTCTTCAATTAGGATTAATGGAAAAAATGGATAAAGTTTTTAAAAGGAGTGAATATAATGAGGGATCCATATGA
- a CDS encoding rubrerythrin family protein, which translates to MERNLKGSKTEKNLYRTFSGESRARTKYTLYGEKARLEGYQYIGSIFDETSHNELAHAREVLNRYLKLLGDTKENLKDAIMGESLENKKIYVQFAQEAKEEGFNNIADFFTELTEVEEHHEKRFEEILKRLEDGTLYRRETDAKWQCMNCGYIHEGKEAPIICPLCKYPQGYFKIACEDEK; encoded by the coding sequence ATGGAAAGAAATTTAAAAGGTAGTAAAACAGAAAAAAATTTATATAGAACTTTTTCAGGAGAATCAAGGGCAAGAACTAAATATACACTTTATGGTGAAAAGGCTAGATTGGAGGGATATCAATATATAGGTAGTATTTTTGATGAAACTTCACATAATGAACTGGCACATGCAAGAGAAGTTCTTAATAGATACTTAAAACTATTAGGAGATACAAAAGAAAACTTAAAAGATGCTATTATGGGTGAATCTTTGGAGAATAAGAAAATATATGTTCAATTTGCACAAGAAGCAAAGGAAGAGGGCTTTAATAATATAGCTGACTTTTTTACTGAATTAACAGAAGTTGAAGAACATCATGAAAAACGATTTGAAGAAATATTGAAAAGATTAGAAGATGGAACATTGTATAGAAGAGAAACAGATGCAAAATGGCAGTGTATGAACTGTGGCTATATTCATGAAGGTAAGGAAGCACCTATTATATGTCCATTATGTAAATATCCCCAAGGATATTTTAAAATTGCTTGTGAGGATGAAAAGTAG
- the pssA gene encoding CDP-diacylglycerol--serine O-phosphatidyltransferase — protein MPKSFLPNLFTFTNLALGVLSLLMTFNKNYLLASIFILCAGLVDRYDGRVARFFNVSSDIGKELDSLADLVSFGVAPSMLTCLVYNLMSLKILGYIIVVIFPIAGAYRLARYNTLKFDNVFSGIPITIAGSVLSLYCLLTYKSANNLPITLLLILGLSYLMVSNIKFKKF, from the coding sequence ATGCCTAAAAGTTTCTTACCAAATCTATTCACTTTTACAAACCTAGCTCTTGGTGTCCTTTCTTTGCTTATGACATTTAACAAAAACTATCTTTTAGCATCAATATTTATATTATGTGCTGGGTTAGTTGATAGATACGACGGAAGAGTTGCTAGATTCTTCAATGTTTCAAGTGATATTGGAAAAGAACTTGATTCTCTCGCCGATTTAGTATCTTTTGGTGTAGCACCTAGTATGCTTACTTGTTTAGTATATAATCTTATGTCTTTAAAAATACTTGGATATATAATAGTCGTAATATTTCCTATAGCCGGTGCATATAGGCTTGCAAGATACAACACATTAAAATTCGATAATGTATTCTCTGGAATACCTATAACTATAGCTGGTTCTGTACTTTCCCTATATTGTCTTTTGACTTATAAATCTGCAAATAACTTACCAATTACATTGCTATTAATATTAGGTTTATCTTATTTGATGGTTAGCAACATAAAATTTAAAAAATTTTAA
- the sdaAA gene encoding L-serine ammonia-lyase, iron-sulfur-dependent, subunit alpha, translated as MFVNKGSELIEVCKKENLKIWEYTINCEIERSGESYEVIWNKMYDNLKVMQEAASYGLTRETRSISGLIGGDSKKLYDYAMNENTLTGDVMVKAMARAVSCSEVNASMGRIVATPTAGSCGILPGSLITAGEKLNMGDEDLVKALFTASGVGNIIAQNATLSGAEGGCQAECGSAAAMASAAIVEMMGGTPDMALNAGAIVIKNILGLVCDPIAGLVEAPCAKRNMAGAVSALTTADMVMSGVKSIVPFDEVVLAMYKVGKTLPCSLRETALGGVAITPTALELRKKVLGE; from the coding sequence ATGTTTGTAAATAAAGGTAGTGAGTTAATAGAAGTATGCAAGAAAGAGAACCTAAAAATATGGGAATATACAATAAATTGTGAAATTGAAAGATCAGGAGAATCTTATGAAGTTATATGGAATAAGATGTATGACAATTTAAAAGTTATGCAAGAAGCAGCAAGTTACGGACTAACTAGAGAAACAAGATCCATAAGTGGATTAATTGGTGGCGATTCTAAAAAACTTTATGATTATGCTATGAATGAAAATACTTTAACAGGTGATGTTATGGTTAAGGCAATGGCGAGAGCAGTATCTTGTTCAGAAGTTAATGCATCTATGGGAAGAATAGTAGCAACTCCTACAGCGGGTTCTTGTGGTATTTTACCAGGTTCACTTATTACAGCAGGAGAGAAATTGAATATGGGTGATGAAGATTTAGTGAAAGCTTTATTTACAGCATCAGGTGTGGGGAATATAATAGCGCAAAATGCTACATTATCCGGCGCAGAAGGTGGATGTCAAGCAGAATGTGGATCAGCAGCTGCTATGGCATCAGCAGCTATAGTTGAAATGATGGGAGGAACTCCTGATATGGCACTTAATGCAGGTGCTATAGTAATTAAAAATATTTTAGGTTTAGTTTGCGATCCTATAGCAGGACTTGTTGAAGCACCATGTGCAAAGAGAAATATGGCTGGAGCAGTTAGTGCATTAACAACTGCGGACATGGTTATGAGTGGAGTAAAGAGTATAGTACCATTTGATGAAGTAGTTTTAGCTATGTATAAGGTTGGTAAGACATTACCTTGTTCACTTAGAGAAACAGCTTTAGGTGGAGTAGCTATAACACCAACTGCTTTAGAACTTAGAAAGAAAGTTTTAGGAGAATAA
- a CDS encoding DUF4363 family protein, whose protein sequence is MRNIIISFLIFILMMVGIFFSLNYLNDVSLEILSLSQSIEEHIVDDNWDLAYKGSIELLDRWSEGSKVISLFTNDSDIHGINDEIVKLTQFIKMKTKDEALVTIHLVKYFMNHITDMQYMNSENIF, encoded by the coding sequence ATGAGAAATATTATAATATCTTTTCTAATCTTTATTCTTATGATGGTAGGTATATTCTTCTCTCTAAATTATTTAAATGATGTATCTTTAGAAATATTAAGTTTAAGTCAATCTATAGAAGAGCATATTGTTGATGATAATTGGGATTTAGCCTATAAGGGTTCAATAGAGCTTCTTGATAGATGGAGCGAAGGTTCTAAAGTCATATCCTTGTTTACTAATGATTCTGATATACATGGCATAAACGATGAGATAGTTAAACTAACCCAATTTATAAAAATGAAAACTAAGGACGAAGCCTTGGTTACAATTCATCTAGTTAAATATTTTATGAATCATATAACAGATATGCAATATATGAATTCAGAAAATATTTTTTAA
- a CDS encoding class IV adenylate cyclase, which translates to MKEMETRITHINVDDIRLKLCSIGAIKVKEENQINNIFDFEDGRLLDNKGYARIRIVQDILHNKTINYMTVKKLISEEKYKIMDENETEIKDAKEGKAIFESLGLELIQSIKKYRESYKYKNTLIEIDINEKDFCPFPYIEIESNDENELEEVIHLLGYTMEDTTSKSIYEILRGKGSIKGL; encoded by the coding sequence GTGAAAGAGATGGAAACTAGAATAACTCACATTAACGTAGATGATATTAGATTAAAACTATGTTCTATTGGTGCTATTAAAGTTAAAGAAGAAAATCAAATAAATAACATTTTTGATTTTGAAGATGGAAGACTTTTAGACAATAAAGGTTATGCAAGAATAAGAATAGTCCAGGATATATTACATAATAAAACCATAAATTATATGACTGTAAAAAAATTAATCAGTGAAGAAAAATATAAAATAATGGATGAAAATGAAACAGAAATAAAAGATGCTAAAGAGGGTAAAGCTATATTTGAATCCTTAGGATTAGAACTAATTCAATCTATAAAAAAATATAGAGAAAGTTATAAATACAAAAATACATTAATAGAGATAGATATAAATGAAAAAGATTTTTGTCCTTTTCCATATATAGAAATAGAATCAAATGATGAAAATGAACTAGAAGAAGTTATTCATTTATTAGGCTACACTATGGAAGACACTACATCTAAAAGTATTTACGAAATTTTAAGAGGAAAAGGAAGTATAAAGGGGCTTTAA
- the fba gene encoding class II fructose-1,6-bisphosphate aldolase — protein MPLVTTKEMFNKAFKGGYAIGAFNINNMEIIQAIVDAAKEKKSPVMLQVSSSAMKYMRPSYLIKLVEAAVEDSGVDIALHLDHGADFESCKKAVDLGFTSVMIDGSHLPFEQNIEETKKVVEYAHARGVVVEAELGKLAGVEDEVNVDAKDATYTDPDQAVEFVKKTGVDSLAIAIGTSHGAYKFKGEAKLDFERLETITAKLEENGFHEFPIVLHGASAVDPEYVAMCNNYGGALDGAKGVPAEMLRKAASMAVCKINMDTDLRLAMTGSIRKTFGDDPKIFDPRKYLGNARENIKTLVENKITDILGSDNKL, from the coding sequence ATGCCATTAGTTACAACAAAGGAAATGTTTAATAAAGCCTTTAAAGGTGGATATGCAATCGGCGCATTTAATATTAATAATATGGAAATAATTCAAGCTATTGTGGATGCAGCTAAAGAGAAGAAATCACCTGTAATGCTACAAGTTTCTTCTTCTGCAATGAAATATATGAGACCTTCTTATCTAATAAAATTAGTAGAAGCTGCTGTAGAAGATTCAGGAGTAGATATAGCTTTACACTTAGATCACGGTGCTGATTTTGAATCTTGCAAAAAAGCTGTTGATTTAGGATTTACATCTGTTATGATAGATGGTTCTCACCTACCATTCGAACAAAATATTGAAGAGACTAAAAAAGTTGTTGAATATGCCCATGCAAGAGGGGTTGTAGTGGAAGCTGAACTTGGTAAACTTGCTGGTGTTGAAGATGAAGTTAACGTAGATGCTAAAGATGCAACTTATACAGATCCAGATCAAGCTGTAGAATTCGTAAAAAAAACTGGAGTAGATTCTTTAGCTATCGCAATAGGAACAAGCCATGGTGCTTACAAATTTAAAGGTGAAGCTAAATTAGACTTTGAAAGACTTGAAACTATAACAGCTAAATTAGAGGAAAATGGATTCCATGAGTTTCCAATAGTCCTACATGGTGCTTCTGCTGTAGATCCTGAGTATGTTGCAATGTGTAATAACTATGGTGGAGCTTTAGATGGTGCAAAAGGAGTTCCTGCTGAAATGTTAAGAAAAGCAGCTTCAATGGCTGTATGTAAAATTAACATGGATACTGATTTAAGACTTGCTATGACTGGTTCTATAAGAAAAACATTTGGTGATGATCCTAAGATATTCGACCCTAGAAAATACTTAGGAAATGCTAGAGAAAATATAAAAACTCTTGTAGAAAATAAAATTACTGATATTTTAGGTTCAGATAATAAGCTTTAA
- a CDS encoding CBS domain-containing protein → MKVKDIMSREVVSLNADDTVGRAAELMRNHNIGSVPVCNEEKVIGIITDRDIAIRSVASGENFNNQKVRDVMSSNPVCGESVMSTDDAARIMSERQIRRLPIVDNSKLVGMVSLGDLAVEPKLQSEAGDALMEISESSSPEF, encoded by the coding sequence ATGAAGGTTAAAGATATAATGTCAAGAGAAGTAGTATCTTTAAATGCAGACGATACAGTAGGAAGAGCAGCAGAGCTTATGAGAAATCACAACATAGGATCTGTTCCAGTTTGTAATGAAGAAAAAGTTATTGGTATAATTACAGACAGAGATATAGCTATTCGTTCTGTTGCTAGTGGGGAAAATTTTAATAATCAGAAGGTAAGGGATGTAATGAGCTCAAACCCTGTATGTGGAGAATCAGTAATGAGTACAGATGATGCAGCTAGAATTATGAGTGAGAGACAAATAAGAAGGCTTCCAATAGTAGATAACTCAAAATTAGTAGGAATGGTTTCTTTAGGTGATTTAGCTGTAGAGCCGAAACTACAAAGCGAAGCTGGAGATGCTTTAATGGAAATTTCAGAATCAAGTTCTCCTGAATTCTAG
- a CDS encoding nucleoid-associated protein, with translation MEYIREININEAIIHILDNNSEEPILNEFSLDLTDEIYGFLYKHIQKLLRDEELRYAVFKEGRNIVQETSREYLSGHNNLLEVSKELGRQMFSLIKSKGSASSCDLIIVSISTEYGPMLAILKMDYVKNYMHNIEFVEEKIGINIIPQITGLPASSQKIQKAAFIKPVPSEEGFDLMVIDKKKGSKKEEDYGTNYFIDNYLGCEIVVNERDMTKGFLETAEQWTRENLSDNADKAEKLRRKVKEKLKEEDEIDLKEFTSEVFEDGEESNFLSYVKENGLDENISVDKEWVEKKLKRVRLKIDGDIDVYLSEEAYKDFTRFQIKRNGDGTIDMVIKGVRNYIEK, from the coding sequence TTGGAATACATAAGGGAAATAAATATAAATGAAGCTATAATTCATATATTAGATAATAATTCTGAGGAACCTATTTTAAATGAATTTTCTTTAGACCTAACTGATGAAATATATGGCTTTTTATATAAGCATATTCAAAAACTTTTAAGAGATGAAGAATTAAGATATGCAGTATTTAAAGAAGGAAGAAATATAGTACAAGAAACAAGTAGAGAATATCTATCTGGACATAATAATCTTTTAGAAGTTTCAAAGGAACTAGGGAGACAGATGTTTTCTCTGATTAAGTCAAAGGGGAGTGCATCTTCCTGTGATTTAATTATTGTATCAATATCTACTGAATATGGTCCTATGCTTGCTATATTAAAGATGGATTATGTAAAAAATTATATGCATAATATAGAGTTCGTTGAAGAGAAGATTGGTATTAATATAATTCCTCAAATTACAGGGCTTCCTGCAAGTTCTCAAAAGATACAAAAAGCAGCCTTTATAAAACCTGTACCTAGCGAAGAAGGTTTTGATTTAATGGTTATAGATAAAAAGAAGGGAAGTAAAAAAGAAGAGGATTACGGAACTAATTATTTTATAGATAATTATTTAGGGTGTGAAATTGTAGTAAATGAAAGAGATATGACAAAGGGATTTTTAGAAACTGCAGAGCAGTGGACAAGGGAGAACCTAAGTGATAATGCGGATAAGGCAGAAAAGTTAAGACGAAAGGTTAAGGAAAAGTTAAAAGAAGAAGATGAGATAGACCTTAAAGAGTTTACTAGTGAAGTTTTTGAAGATGGTGAGGAGTCTAATTTCTTAAGTTATGTAAAAGAGAATGGACTAGATGAGAATATTTCCGTGGATAAAGAGTGGGTAGAGAAAAAATTAAAAAGAGTTAGGTTGAAAATTGATGGAGATATTGATGTTTATTTAAGTGAAGAGGCATATAAAGATTTTACTAGATTTCAGATAAAGAGAAATGGTGATGGTACCATTGATATGGTTATAAAAGGTGTTAGAAATTATATAGAAAAGTAA